One window of Nocardia nova SH22a genomic DNA carries:
- a CDS encoding DUF3830 family protein, whose translation MARYLTITLTKAGVRARARLLDDLAPHTCAAVWDALPQEGDAFHAKYARNEVYTLVPRITAAPHRENPTVTPIPGDVCLFDFEPWEIGNPAYGYEPGSAAHDAQGATDLALFYDRNNLLINGDMGWVPGNVFATIETGLPELATACNALWLRGVEGETLSFTRASE comes from the coding sequence ATGGCCCGATACCTCACCATCACCCTGACCAAGGCCGGGGTGCGCGCCCGCGCGCGCTTGCTCGACGACCTGGCGCCGCACACCTGCGCGGCGGTGTGGGACGCCCTGCCGCAGGAGGGCGACGCCTTCCACGCCAAGTACGCCCGCAACGAGGTGTACACCCTGGTGCCGCGGATCACCGCGGCACCGCATCGCGAAAATCCCACTGTCACACCGATTCCCGGCGATGTGTGCCTGTTCGATTTCGAGCCGTGGGAGATCGGCAACCCCGCCTACGGCTACGAGCCCGGCTCGGCCGCACACGACGCCCAGGGCGCCACCGATCTGGCCCTGTTCTACGACCGGAACAATCTGCTGATCAACGGCGACATGGGCTGGGTGCCGGGCAATGTGTTCGCCACCATCGAAACCGGGCTGCCGGAACTCGCGACGGCCTGCAACGCCCTGTGGCTGCGCGGCGTGGAAGGCGAAACCCTGTCCTTCACAAGGGCTTCCGAATAG
- a CDS encoding aspartate aminotransferase family protein: MTALSPVLKQATPVVVDHGEGCYLYDTDGRRYLDFTAGIGVTSTGHCHPRVVEAAREQIGSLIHGQYTTVMHKPLLRLTERLADVLPSHLDSLFFANSGSEAVEAALRLSRQATGRPNVVVFHGGFHGRTVATASMTTSGTRFSAGFSPLMSGVHVAPFPTAYRYGWSEEQATDFALRELDYILTTLTAPNETAAFIVEPVLGEGGYIPGNTRFFQGLRERADRHGILLVLDEIQTGFGRTGKFFGHQHFDVRPDIITIAKGLASGFPLSGIAAPRELMAKAWPGSQGGTYGGNAVACAAAVATIDVIESEGLVDNAAARGEQLLAGARTAATKPVGDVRGLGLLVGSEFTTATGEPDTATAAAAQQLAAKHGLLLLTCGAYSNVVRMIPPLIVTSEQIDEALAVWGRVLDEL, encoded by the coding sequence ATGACTGCACTTTCCCCCGTTCTGAAGCAGGCCACGCCGGTCGTCGTCGATCATGGTGAAGGCTGCTATCTGTACGACACCGACGGTCGCCGCTATCTGGATTTCACGGCCGGAATCGGCGTCACCAGCACCGGGCACTGCCACCCGCGCGTGGTCGAGGCCGCGCGCGAACAGATCGGCAGCCTGATCCACGGCCAGTACACGACCGTGATGCACAAGCCACTGCTGCGCCTGACCGAACGCCTCGCCGATGTGCTGCCGTCGCATCTGGATTCGCTGTTCTTCGCCAACTCCGGCAGTGAGGCCGTCGAAGCGGCGCTGCGGCTGTCCCGCCAGGCCACCGGACGACCCAATGTCGTGGTGTTCCACGGCGGATTCCACGGCCGCACCGTCGCGACCGCCAGCATGACCACCTCCGGCACCCGCTTCTCGGCCGGATTCAGCCCGCTGATGAGCGGCGTGCACGTGGCCCCCTTCCCCACCGCCTACCGCTACGGCTGGTCGGAGGAACAGGCCACCGACTTCGCACTGCGCGAACTCGACTACATCCTGACCACGCTCACGGCGCCGAACGAGACGGCCGCGTTCATCGTCGAGCCGGTCCTGGGCGAGGGCGGCTACATCCCGGGCAACACCCGGTTCTTCCAGGGGCTGCGCGAGCGGGCCGACCGGCACGGCATCCTGCTGGTGCTCGACGAGATCCAGACCGGATTCGGCCGCACCGGAAAGTTCTTCGGCCATCAGCACTTCGATGTGCGACCGGACATCATCACCATCGCGAAGGGTCTGGCCAGCGGCTTCCCGCTGTCGGGTATCGCGGCGCCGCGCGAGCTGATGGCGAAGGCGTGGCCCGGCTCCCAGGGCGGAACCTACGGCGGGAACGCGGTGGCGTGCGCGGCCGCGGTGGCGACCATCGATGTCATCGAATCCGAGGGACTGGTGGACAACGCCGCCGCCCGCGGCGAGCAGTTGCTCGCCGGGGCCCGCACCGCCGCCACCAAGCCGGTCGGCGACGTACGCGGGCTCGGACTGCTCGTCGGCAGCGAATTCACCACCGCGACAGGCGAACCCGACACCGCCACCGCGGCTGCGGCACAGCAGCTGGCCGCGAAACACGGCCTGCTCCTGCTGACCTGCGGCGCCTACAGCAATGTCGTGCGCATGATCCCGCCGCTGATCGTGACCTCCGAGCAGATCGACGAGGCGCTGGCCGTCTGGGGGCGCGTCCTCGACGAACTGTAG
- a CDS encoding GntR family transcriptional regulator, translating into MSVIEFEPVNRQSTAEMIADRLRAAIVNGTLAPGSQLVEADLATQFDVSRGPVREAMQRLVSEGLLHSVRHRGIFVIDLSLDDVVDIYRARTALEGGAVNLILDGRREIAYAALAPTVEAMRSCAERGDATGVTEADYAFHQALVGSTDSPRLVRAARTLLIETRMCLGALQTTYTDLGEQVREHVALREAISSGPADQVRELLAAHMHDAVERLRQQMLGTGE; encoded by the coding sequence ATGTCGGTGATTGAGTTCGAACCCGTGAATCGGCAGTCGACGGCGGAGATGATCGCCGACCGGCTGCGCGCCGCCATCGTGAACGGCACCCTCGCGCCGGGAAGTCAGCTGGTCGAGGCCGATCTCGCAACACAATTCGACGTGTCGCGCGGCCCGGTCCGGGAGGCGATGCAGCGCCTGGTCTCGGAGGGGCTGCTGCACAGCGTGCGCCATCGCGGCATCTTCGTCATCGATCTCAGCCTCGACGACGTGGTCGACATCTACCGGGCCCGCACCGCACTCGAGGGCGGCGCGGTGAACCTGATCCTCGACGGGCGGCGCGAAATCGCCTACGCCGCACTGGCGCCCACCGTCGAGGCGATGCGGTCGTGCGCCGAACGCGGCGACGCCACCGGTGTCACCGAGGCCGACTACGCCTTCCATCAGGCGCTCGTCGGCAGCACCGACAGTCCCCGGCTGGTCCGCGCCGCCCGGACGCTGCTGATCGAGACGCGAATGTGCCTGGGCGCGTTGCAGACCACCTACACCGATCTCGGCGAGCAGGTCCGCGAGCACGTCGCACTGCGCGAGGCCATCTCGTCCGGGCCCGCCGACCAGGTGCGCGAACTGCTGGCCGCGCACATGCACGACGCGGTCGAACGGCTGCGGCAGCAGATGCTCGGCACCGGCGAATAG
- the npt gene encoding 4'-phosphopantetheinyl transferase Npt, translating into MAAAELLRYPENLKPHPGEEHLIEKAVEKRRRDFIGARHCARLALAELGEPQVAIGKGERGMPLFPRGVVGSLTHCDGYRAAVLAHRLRWRSVGIDAEPHDTLPEGVLDSVSLPAERDWLRGAVPATGLHLDRLLFCAKEATYKAWFPLTLRWLGFEDAHITFTVDDSGTGGTFHSALLVPGQTNDGGAPLTSFDGRWTIAEGLILTAIVTG; encoded by the coding sequence GTGGCGGCGGCGGAACTGTTGCGGTATCCGGAGAACCTGAAACCGCATCCCGGCGAGGAACATCTGATCGAGAAAGCGGTGGAGAAGCGGCGGCGCGATTTCATCGGCGCGCGCCATTGCGCCCGGCTGGCCCTGGCGGAACTGGGGGAGCCGCAGGTCGCGATCGGCAAGGGCGAGCGGGGAATGCCGCTGTTCCCGCGCGGTGTCGTCGGCAGCCTCACCCATTGCGACGGATACCGCGCGGCGGTGCTGGCCCATCGGCTGCGCTGGCGTTCGGTCGGCATCGACGCCGAACCGCACGACACCCTGCCCGAGGGCGTACTCGACTCGGTGAGCCTGCCTGCCGAACGCGACTGGCTGCGCGGCGCCGTCCCGGCGACCGGACTACATCTGGACCGGCTGCTGTTCTGCGCCAAGGAGGCCACCTACAAGGCGTGGTTCCCGTTGACGTTGCGCTGGCTGGGATTCGAGGACGCGCACATCACCTTCACCGTCGACGATTCCGGCACCGGCGGCACCTTCCACAGCGCCCTGCTGGTGCCCGGGCAGACCAACGACGGCGGCGCGCCGCTGACCTCCTTCGACGGCCGCTGGACGATCGCCGAGGGATTGATCCTGACCGCGATCGTGACCGGCTGA
- a CDS encoding NAD-dependent succinate-semialdehyde dehydrogenase: MTQTVADPDAATRAAIDSVPTGLFIGGQWRETTARLTVTDPATGQTLCTVSDADAQDGLDALAAAAAAQSDWAATPARARSEILYRAHRALLDDTERLARIATAEMGKPLAEARGEIAYAAEFFRWFAEEAVRLDGGYMPAPAGGSRFLVTRQPVGPSLLITPWNFPMAMGTRKIGPALAAGCTCVVKPAEQTPLCTLALAEILRAAGVPDGVVNVVTTSDPAAVTGPIIADPRSRKLSFTGSTAVGKLLLEQCAKTVMRTSMELGGNAPLIVFDDADLDVAIEGAIAAKMRNIGQACTAANRILVQRPVADEFARRLAERMAALPMGRGADDGVVVGPLIDAAAVAKVTELVDDARSRGATAVLGGTPSEGPGYFYPATVLTDVPDDAAMFATEIFGPVAGLTVFDTEEEAITRANDTPYGLVSYVFTENLRRGLRVSEALDTGMVGLNQGVVSNPAAPFGGVKESGLGREGGFGGIDEFLETKYIGVAL, encoded by the coding sequence ATGACGCAGACCGTTGCGGATCCGGACGCGGCGACGCGAGCGGCAATCGACAGTGTGCCGACGGGATTGTTCATCGGAGGACAGTGGCGGGAGACGACGGCCCGGCTGACCGTCACCGATCCCGCGACCGGGCAGACGCTGTGCACCGTCTCCGATGCCGACGCACAGGACGGACTGGACGCACTGGCCGCCGCTGCGGCCGCGCAGTCGGACTGGGCGGCCACCCCCGCTCGCGCCCGCTCGGAGATTCTGTACCGCGCCCACCGCGCCCTGCTCGACGACACCGAGCGGCTGGCCCGCATCGCCACCGCCGAGATGGGCAAACCGCTGGCCGAGGCACGCGGTGAAATCGCCTATGCCGCAGAGTTCTTCCGCTGGTTCGCCGAGGAGGCGGTCCGCCTCGACGGCGGGTACATGCCCGCTCCGGCGGGCGGCTCGCGATTCCTGGTGACCCGCCAGCCCGTCGGGCCGAGCCTGCTGATCACCCCGTGGAATTTCCCGATGGCCATGGGCACCCGCAAGATCGGTCCCGCGCTGGCCGCGGGCTGCACCTGTGTGGTCAAACCCGCCGAGCAGACCCCGCTGTGCACCCTCGCCCTGGCCGAGATCCTGCGTGCCGCAGGCGTTCCCGACGGTGTGGTCAATGTGGTGACCACCTCGGATCCGGCCGCGGTGACCGGCCCGATCATCGCCGACCCCCGGTCGCGGAAATTGTCGTTCACCGGTTCGACCGCGGTCGGGAAATTGCTCCTCGAGCAGTGCGCGAAGACCGTCATGCGCACCTCGATGGAATTGGGCGGGAACGCGCCGCTGATCGTCTTCGACGACGCCGACCTCGATGTCGCGATCGAGGGTGCGATCGCGGCGAAGATGCGCAATATCGGCCAGGCCTGCACGGCCGCGAACCGCATCCTCGTGCAGCGCCCGGTCGCCGACGAATTCGCCCGTCGGCTCGCCGAGCGCATGGCGGCACTGCCGATGGGGCGCGGCGCCGACGACGGTGTGGTGGTCGGCCCGCTGATCGACGCCGCCGCCGTGGCGAAAGTGACGGAGCTGGTCGACGACGCCCGCAGCCGCGGCGCCACGGCGGTCCTCGGCGGCACCCCGTCCGAAGGCCCCGGCTACTTCTATCCCGCGACCGTGCTCACCGATGTGCCCGACGACGCCGCGATGTTCGCCACCGAGATCTTCGGCCCCGTCGCGGGGCTGACCGTATTCGACACCGAGGAGGAAGCGATCACCCGCGCCAACGACACCCCCTACGGCCTGGTTTCCTACGTGTTCACCGAGAATCTGCGGCGTGGTCTGCGGGTGAGCGAGGCGCTCGACACCGGAATGGTCGGGCTCAATCAGGGCGTGGTGTCGAATCCGGCCGCGCCGTTCGGCGGGGTCAAGGAATCCGGCCTCGGCCGCGAGGGCGGATTCGGCGGTATCGACGAGTTCCTGGAGACCAAGTACATCGGTGTGGCACTGTGA
- a CDS encoding metallophosphoesterase family protein: MIPKLMAVSDIHVGHQGNKPVVEQIRADSPEDWLIVAGDVGEKTDDIRWALRTLRERFAKVIWVPGNHELWTTAKDPVQIKGAARYDYLVSLCRDLDVVTPEDPYPVWTGAGAEEHGGAVTIAPMFVLYDYSWMPEGTYTKAEALSVARDRNVVATDEFLLASDPYLTRDAWCRARVQYSERRLDALESGTPVVLINHFPTVREPTRMLFYPEFSLWCGTDQTAEWHLRYNVICEVYGHLHIPRTTFYEGVRFEEVSLGYPREWQRRGLPDQLLRQILPAPEYGPDDLNEWGGHFKITPEMRAAAQEMRRLADRRRGVL, translated from the coding sequence GTGATTCCGAAGTTGATGGCGGTGAGCGACATCCATGTCGGTCATCAGGGGAACAAGCCGGTCGTCGAGCAGATCCGGGCGGATTCCCCCGAGGACTGGCTGATCGTCGCGGGTGACGTGGGTGAGAAGACCGACGACATCCGGTGGGCGCTGCGCACCCTGCGCGAACGGTTCGCCAAGGTGATCTGGGTCCCCGGAAATCACGAACTGTGGACCACCGCCAAGGACCCGGTTCAGATCAAGGGTGCGGCGCGCTACGACTATCTGGTGTCGCTGTGCCGCGACCTCGACGTCGTGACGCCCGAGGACCCATACCCGGTCTGGACGGGCGCGGGCGCCGAGGAGCACGGGGGAGCGGTGACCATCGCGCCGATGTTCGTGCTCTACGACTACTCCTGGATGCCGGAGGGCACCTACACCAAGGCCGAGGCGCTGTCGGTCGCCCGGGATCGCAACGTGGTCGCCACCGACGAGTTCCTGCTCGCCAGCGATCCGTATCTGACCCGCGACGCCTGGTGCCGGGCGCGGGTGCAGTACAGCGAGCGCCGCCTCGACGCCCTCGAATCGGGCACTCCCGTGGTCCTGATCAACCATTTCCCGACCGTGCGCGAACCCACGAGAATGCTGTTCTACCCGGAGTTCTCGCTGTGGTGCGGCACCGATCAGACCGCCGAATGGCATCTGCGCTACAACGTGATCTGCGAGGTCTACGGCCACCTGCACATTCCGCGCACCACCTTCTACGAGGGCGTGCGCTTCGAGGAGGTCTCGCTCGGCTATCCGCGGGAGTGGCAGCGCCGTGGCCTGCCGGACCAACTGCTGCGCCAGATCCTGCCCGCGCCCGAATACGGCCCGGACGATCTGAACGAGTGGGGCGGCCACTTCAAGATCACTCCGGAGATGCGGGCGGCGGCCCAGGAGATGCGCCGCCTGGCCGATCGCCGTCGCGGCGTGCTCTGA
- a CDS encoding D-2-hydroxyacid dehydrogenase, which produces MKAGPVVTVLHDGTEPDAHRMRPVSKQATVRYTDGAGLGASLPGADVLFVYDFQSTAVPEAWPLADRLSWVHVGATGVDAVMFDALTASDVLLTNTRGLFDRPIAEYVLAQILNFAKDVPESIRLQDRHIWQHRESERIAGASALVVGTGTIGRTIARLLRAVGMRVRAVGRTERTDDPDFGTVTTDLHAELPSADYVICVTPLTPQTRHMFDASAFAAMKPHARFVNVGRGESVVTDDLVAALRGGALAGAALDVVDPEPLPPGHPLWDLPNVVLTPHNSGDFLGWRSEIVTAFAENFERWITGQPLENVVDKKLGYVPS; this is translated from the coding sequence ATGAAAGCGGGCCCAGTTGTCACCGTCTTGCACGACGGCACCGAGCCCGACGCGCATCGCATGCGTCCGGTGTCGAAGCAGGCTACCGTCCGGTATACCGACGGGGCCGGGCTGGGTGCGTCCCTGCCCGGCGCCGACGTGCTGTTCGTCTACGACTTCCAGAGCACGGCCGTGCCCGAAGCCTGGCCGCTCGCCGATCGGCTGAGCTGGGTACATGTCGGGGCCACCGGTGTCGACGCGGTGATGTTCGACGCGCTGACCGCCAGCGATGTGCTGCTCACCAACACCCGGGGCCTGTTCGACCGGCCCATCGCCGAATACGTCCTGGCCCAGATCCTCAACTTCGCCAAGGATGTGCCCGAGTCGATCCGGCTGCAGGATCGCCACATCTGGCAGCATCGCGAGTCCGAGCGGATCGCGGGGGCCTCGGCGCTGGTGGTCGGCACCGGCACGATCGGCCGCACCATCGCCCGCCTGCTGCGCGCGGTCGGTATGCGGGTGCGGGCGGTGGGCCGCACCGAGCGCACGGACGATCCCGACTTCGGCACGGTGACCACGGACCTGCACGCCGAACTGCCGTCGGCGGACTATGTGATCTGCGTGACGCCGCTGACCCCGCAGACCCGGCACATGTTCGACGCCAGTGCGTTCGCGGCGATGAAACCGCATGCGCGTTTCGTCAACGTCGGCCGTGGGGAATCCGTCGTTACCGACGATCTGGTCGCCGCGCTGCGCGGCGGTGCGCTCGCCGGTGCCGCGCTGGATGTGGTCGATCCGGAACCGCTGCCGCCCGGTCACCCGCTGTGGGATCTGCCGAATGTCGTTCTCACCCCGCACAACAGCGGTGATTTCCTGGGCTGGCGTTCGGAGATCGTCACCGCGTTCGCCGAGAACTTCGAGCGCTGGATCACCGGTCAGCCTCTAGAGAATGTGGTCGACAAGAAGCTGGGTTACGTGCCCAGCTGA
- a CDS encoding amidase: MAHPDTGTDPAAMTAAELAAAYSAGALSPVEATKAALDAIAARDEALNAYCLVDPERALMQAKESEARWHNGHAQGLLDGVPISIKDIFLTEGWPTLRGSTSIRPDVPWPVDSPAAARLREDGLVFLGKTTTPELAWKATTDSALTGITRNPVDPSKTSGGSSGGSAVAVAAGMGPVSIGTDGGGSIRIPASFCGVVGFKPTHGRIPLYPASPFGPLAHGGPFARTVEDVALLMDILSLPDPRDPTAGAPPLSTFRGELQREVRGVTVGYSATLGFAEVDPEVAAVVAAAVRRLDEAGLRVVEADPGFTDPRAAFEQMWAAGAAAMLSTFPEGTRERVDPGLGEVWDRGRELGAVDYIDARTVAAEIGIIMGAFHTAHDVLITPTMPITAFEAGHDVPPGSSLESWPQWTPFTYPFNLTQQPAISIPAGVTSAGMPVGLQIVGPRHSDDFVLAVARFAELVLA, translated from the coding sequence ATGGCCCATCCCGACACCGGGACCGACCCCGCGGCGATGACCGCGGCCGAGTTGGCCGCCGCCTATTCGGCAGGGGCACTGTCTCCCGTCGAGGCCACCAAGGCGGCGCTGGACGCGATCGCCGCGCGCGACGAGGCCCTCAACGCGTACTGCCTGGTCGATCCGGAGCGGGCGCTGATGCAGGCCAAGGAGTCCGAGGCCCGCTGGCACAACGGGCACGCGCAGGGCCTGCTCGACGGCGTGCCGATCTCGATCAAGGACATCTTCCTGACCGAGGGCTGGCCGACACTGCGCGGCTCGACCTCCATCCGGCCCGATGTGCCGTGGCCGGTCGACAGCCCGGCCGCGGCCCGGCTGCGCGAGGACGGCCTGGTGTTCCTCGGTAAGACCACCACGCCGGAACTGGCGTGGAAGGCCACCACCGACTCCGCCCTGACGGGCATCACCCGCAATCCGGTCGATCCGTCCAAGACCTCGGGCGGTTCCTCCGGAGGTTCCGCTGTCGCGGTGGCGGCCGGGATGGGACCGGTGTCGATCGGCACCGACGGCGGTGGCAGCATCCGGATTCCGGCATCGTTCTGCGGGGTGGTCGGGTTCAAACCCACGCACGGCCGCATTCCGCTGTATCCGGCCAGCCCGTTCGGGCCGCTGGCGCACGGCGGGCCCTTCGCCCGGACCGTCGAGGACGTGGCGCTGCTGATGGACATCCTGTCGCTGCCCGATCCGCGTGACCCCACCGCGGGCGCACCGCCGCTGTCCACCTTCCGCGGTGAACTGCAGCGCGAGGTGCGCGGGGTGACGGTCGGGTATTCGGCGACGCTAGGGTTCGCCGAGGTGGACCCGGAGGTGGCGGCCGTGGTGGCGGCGGCGGTGCGACGGCTCGACGAGGCCGGGTTGCGGGTGGTCGAGGCCGATCCCGGATTCACCGATCCGCGTGCGGCTTTCGAACAGATGTGGGCCGCGGGTGCGGCGGCGATGCTGTCGACATTCCCCGAGGGGACGCGAGAGCGGGTCGATCCCGGACTGGGCGAGGTGTGGGACCGGGGGCGTGAACTCGGTGCGGTGGACTACATCGATGCCCGGACGGTGGCCGCCGAGATCGGCATCATCATGGGCGCCTTCCACACCGCCCACGACGTGCTGATCACCCCGACCATGCCGATCACCGCGTTCGAGGCGGGACACGATGTGCCGCCGGGCAGCTCGCTCGAGAGCTGGCCGCAGTGGACGCCGTTCACCTATCCGTTCAACCTCACCCAGCAGCCCGCCATCAGCATTCCGGCCGGGGTCACCTCGGCGGGTATGCCGGTGGGACTGCAGATCGTCGGCCCGCGGCACTCCGACGATTTCGTCCTCGCCGTGGCGCGGTTCGCCGAGCTGGTCCTGGCGTGA
- a CDS encoding maleate cis-trans isomerase family protein: MDGPVAQRGIGIIAPFDLALERELWRWAPLEVSLHLARTPYEPVPVSLEMAELVSDATHLTAATRNVAHVEPEVVAYLCSSGSFIKGLSYERSLCETIRRAGALDAVTTSGALIEAIGKLNLSRLSVITPYDEILTGKLHEFLGEAGCEVLRSNHLGLGGGIWKVSYRTIAERIIAADDPGAEAIFVSCTNLPTYDLIEPLEQYLGKPVLTANQLTMWACLGRMKLPMMGPGKWLQNVF; the protein is encoded by the coding sequence ATGGACGGTCCCGTCGCGCAGCGGGGCATCGGCATCATCGCTCCGTTCGATCTCGCCCTCGAACGCGAACTGTGGCGGTGGGCGCCGCTGGAGGTGAGCCTGCACCTGGCCCGCACCCCGTACGAGCCGGTACCGGTATCCCTGGAGATGGCCGAATTGGTCTCCGACGCAACACATCTCACCGCAGCGACCCGCAATGTGGCACATGTGGAGCCGGAGGTGGTCGCCTACCTGTGCAGCTCCGGCAGCTTCATCAAGGGGTTGTCCTACGAGCGATCACTGTGCGAGACCATCCGCCGGGCCGGCGCGCTGGACGCGGTGACCACCTCGGGCGCGCTGATCGAGGCGATCGGCAAGTTGAACCTGTCGCGGTTGTCTGTCATCACACCCTACGACGAGATCCTCACCGGCAAACTGCACGAATTCCTGGGCGAGGCCGGATGTGAGGTGCTGCGTTCGAACCACCTGGGGCTGGGCGGCGGTATCTGGAAGGTCAGCTATCGCACGATCGCCGAGCGCATCATCGCCGCCGACGATCCGGGAGCCGAGGCCATCTTCGTCAGCTGCACCAATCTGCCCACCTACGACCTGATCGAACCGCTCGAACAGTACCTCGGCAAGCCGGTGCTGACCGCCAATCAACTCACCATGTGGGCCTGTCTGGGCCGGATGAAACTGCCCATGATGGGCCCCGGCAAATGGCTGCAGAACGTTTTCTAG
- the truB gene encoding tRNA pseudouridine(55) synthase TruB codes for MAEHTPVVDALGGLLIVDKDGGRTSHDVVAKCRKILRTRKIGHAGTLDPMATGVLVLGVERATKLLGLLSLTTKSYTATVRLGQATVTDDAEGEVLATIPATQVTDADIAAAVADLSGAIEQIPSTVSAVKVNGERAYARVRAGEQVELAARPVTVSRFDVLRRRDIDIGTTTFVDLDVEVDCSSGTYIRALARDLGAALGVGGHLTALRRTRVGPFTLDHARTLDGLAADPGLNLDIDSAVRLAFPRREIDAEQAESLRDGRWLDPVGIRGVYAAVTADGRAIALLEEKGKRAAPVFVVRPRGLID; via the coding sequence ATGGCCGAGCACACACCGGTCGTCGATGCCCTCGGCGGTCTGCTGATCGTGGACAAGGACGGCGGCCGGACCAGCCACGACGTCGTCGCGAAATGCCGGAAGATCCTGCGTACCAGGAAGATCGGGCACGCCGGAACCCTGGATCCGATGGCCACCGGGGTCCTGGTGCTCGGGGTGGAGCGCGCGACCAAACTGCTGGGCCTGCTGAGCCTGACCACCAAGTCCTATACGGCGACGGTACGGCTGGGTCAGGCGACGGTGACCGACGACGCCGAGGGCGAGGTCCTGGCCACCATCCCCGCCACCCAGGTCACCGATGCCGATATCGCCGCCGCGGTGGCCGATCTCAGCGGCGCGATCGAGCAGATCCCGTCGACGGTCAGCGCGGTCAAGGTGAACGGTGAGCGCGCCTACGCTCGCGTCCGCGCCGGTGAGCAGGTGGAGCTGGCGGCCCGGCCGGTGACGGTGAGCCGATTCGACGTCCTGCGGCGGCGCGATATCGACATCGGCACAACCACATTCGTGGATCTGGATGTGGAGGTCGACTGTTCCTCGGGCACCTACATCCGCGCGCTGGCACGGGATCTGGGCGCCGCGCTGGGCGTCGGTGGGCATCTGACGGCGTTGCGCCGCACCCGGGTCGGGCCGTTCACCCTCGACCATGCCCGCACCCTGGACGGACTCGCCGCCGATCCCGGCCTGAATCTGGATATCGATTCCGCTGTGCGCCTTGCCTTCCCGCGCCGGGAAATCGACGCGGAACAGGCCGAATCGCTGCGCGACGGCCGCTGGCTCGATCCGGTCGGCATCCGCGGGGTGTACGCGGCCGTGACCGCCGACGGCCGGGCGATCGCCCTGCTGGAGGAGAAGGGCAAGCGCGCCGCACCGGTATTCGTCGTGCGCCCGCGCGGGCTGATCGACTGA
- a CDS encoding maleate cis-trans isomerase family protein, translated as MEHTIGFIYPDHAAEDDYPWTATQLGVDLRVVHIYGTDLHAVPELLDLGSPEKLRHGAELLAPYAPEAVIWACTSGSFVYGPQGAREQVEQLAAAAGVPASSTSFAFVDAVHALDIRDVAVCASYPDEVAGLFVDFLAADGIRVVSMSSAGIDTAAEVGTLTPQQVLELAVANDHPEAEALLIPDTAMHTMRVLPALESALGKPVLTANQVTVWQGMRSAGLRAVSPPSGPRLGTLFSERPIHVGD; from the coding sequence GTGGAACACACCATCGGTTTCATCTACCCCGACCATGCCGCAGAGGACGACTACCCTTGGACGGCAACACAACTCGGTGTCGATCTGCGGGTCGTCCACATCTACGGCACCGATCTGCACGCGGTGCCCGAACTGCTCGATCTGGGCAGCCCGGAGAAGCTGCGCCACGGCGCCGAACTGCTCGCGCCCTACGCCCCCGAGGCCGTGATCTGGGCCTGCACCTCCGGCAGTTTCGTCTACGGACCGCAGGGGGCGCGCGAACAGGTCGAACAGCTCGCCGCGGCGGCCGGAGTTCCCGCGTCGAGCACCAGCTTCGCCTTCGTCGACGCCGTACACGCCCTGGACATCCGCGACGTCGCGGTCTGCGCCAGCTATCCGGACGAGGTCGCGGGCCTGTTCGTGGACTTCCTCGCCGCCGACGGTATCCGGGTGGTGTCGATGTCGAGCGCCGGAATCGACACCGCCGCCGAGGTGGGCACGCTCACGCCGCAACAGGTGCTGGAACTGGCGGTCGCCAACGATCATCCCGAGGCCGAGGCGCTGCTGATCCCCGACACGGCCATGCATACGATGAGGGTGCTTCCGGCGCTGGAATCGGCGCTCGGCAAGCCGGTGCTCACCGCGAACCAGGTCACCGTCTGGCAAGGTATGCGATCGGCGGGCCTGCGCGCCGTCTCGCCGCCATCCGGACCGCGGCTCGGAACGCTCTTCTCGGAAAGGCCGATTCATGTCGGTGATTGA